In Paenibacillus segetis, the genomic window GATGACATCGATGGGCGTTACAGTCGCGAAGACCTTAATTGGTACCGTTGTGCATGTATTGTTTACGGCGATGGTTGCCTATGGGATTTCGCGAAAAGATTTAATAGGTCGAAACCTTTACATGCTTATCGGAACGATCACGATGTTTTTTGGTGGAGGGCTGATCCCAACCTACTTGCTAATGCGGGATCTTCATTTATTGGATAACTTTATGGTCTATATTATTCCGGCAATGTTTAGTTTCTTTGATCTTATTATCTTTACCACGTTCTTCCGGGATATTCCTGAGGGTATGGAGGAAGCAGCAAAAATCGATGGAGCCAATGACCTGAAGATTTTTTTCCGCATTGTTCTTCCGGTGTCTATGCCAGTCTTGGCGACCATTGCGATGTTTCATGGGGTCTTTCAGTGGAATGACTACTTCACGGCTGTTATCTACACGAACAACGCGGCTCTGCAACCGATTCAAACTTTCTTGTATCGAATCGTTGCATTATCTGGATCGAATCAGATTGCGTCTGTCGTTCCTGGTAACGTTGTCCGAACAGTGACCTCCCAATCCGTCAAGCTGGCTACAATGGTCATCACGACGGTACCTATCGTTATGGTGTATCCATTCTTGCAGAAGTATTTCGTGAAGGGATTCATGATCGGTTCAATGAAAGGTTAAATTCCACCCGGTTACAGACTTTGTTTTCTTACAAAGATGTATATAAATACACAAATGAAAAGGGGTTTTGAAGTTGAACAAAATGCGCAAAGGTCTGATCGTTGGAATGCTTCTCTGTATGGTATTTGTTTCAGTCGCTTGTTCGTCAACGAAATCGTCTGAGAACGCAGGTCCTTCTGATTCAACTGCAACTGCAGTAGTGGACCCTAATGTACCAGGGTGGAAATCTGATTTGTCACCGATCACGTTTGATTGGTACATAAACTTCTCATGGTTCACTAATAAGTGGGGGGAAGATTACACTTCGAAGTTCATCACTGAAAAAACCGGCGTCAACTTGAATCTGATCGTTCCAGCCGGGAATGAGAACGAGAAGCTCCAAACTATGATTGCCTCCGGTAATTTACCTGATTTCCTCACCTTGGATGTAGGGGATGGTGCAATTCAGAAATTGATCGATGGCGGCTTGGTAGAGTCATGGAATGAGTTAGCCGACAAATACGATCCTTATTTTTTCAAAGCTTCAGATCCAGATAAAGTAAAATGGTTCACACAAGAAGACGGTAACTTCTACGGTTATCCGAATGCCTCTTCATCACCAAATGATTTCAAGAAATATGGTGTGCAATATACATCTAATCAAGCGTTCGTTGTCCGTAAAGATATGTATGAGGCACTTGGTAAGCCGGACATGAGAACACCAGAAGGCTTCCTTAATGCTCTAGTAGCAGCGAAAGAAATGTTTCCAGACGTAGATGGACAACCACTTATTCCGATAAGCTTTCATGAATTCAGCGAAAATGGTAACTACTCGCTTGAGAGCTTTTTGCAGAATTTCTTAGCCATTCCTCAAGAAAAAGATGGTAAGTTATATGACCGCTCTACCGATCCTGAATATCTAAAATGGTTAAAAACATTCCGCAAAGCGAATGAAATGGGATTGTTCGCTAAGGATATCTTCATCGATAAGCGCCCGCAAGTGGACGAGAAGGTTACGCAAGGTCGTTATTTCTCCATGTTATATCAAATTTCAGACATTGGACCGCAAAATGCTGAGATCTATTTGAAAGATCCGAATAAGATTTATATCCCAATTGATGGACCAGCGAACTCTAATTTAGATCAGCCTACGCTTTTAGGTCCGAGTATTAATGGATGGACACTCACTCTGATCTCCAAGAATGTAAAAGATAAAAAAAGAGCTATCGAATTCATGACCTATATGATTAGTGAAGAGGGACAAAAAGATATTGCCTTAGGTGTAGAAGGTATCACCTACGAGCATGTTAATGGTAAAGATCAATTCATAGAGTCTTATTTGAAAGATACTAGCGGCAGCACCAAATATGGGGCACAACAGGCATTTTGGATGCTTATGGATACGAACATGTGGTTAAACTGGGCACCACCGACGATCGAACCTTACTTAACCGCTCAGGAATGGTCGAAGGGCAAAACGTATAACTTCTCAGAATTTTCACAGCTCGATCCAGTAGGTACTTCTGATGAGGGTATTGCAGGGACGAATATAAAGCTGTTGTGGGGCAAGACATTGACGAAGCTACTGCTATCTAAGAGTGATGCTGAGTTTGATGAAATTTATGAGAAATTCCTTAAAGAACGCGATAAATTAGGGTATGACAAAGTCATAGCATATCAGCAAAAGAAATATGAAGAAAATAGAGCAAAACTAAGCATTGAATAGGAGTACAAGGAATAAGGAGGAAGTTATATGCCAAAAACGGTGTATGTCATAAGAGATGATTTCTATCATCCGAAAGAAGTGATCGACCCGGAAATTTCTAAGGTTTTTAATCCTAATGAGTGGAATGTCGTTTTGACCAACCGCTTAAGAGATGTACTAGAATCTGAGCAATCGATAGATCTAACCATGTTATTTACAGTAGGTCGTCCAGATGGCGAGAACGACATCACGCACGAAGAGCAAAACCGTTTCATAGCCAGAGTTAAAGATGGGATGGGCGTCATGTTCGTTCATGCAGGGTTAGTCTTAATCGAGGAAGACAGCCCATTCTATCAAGAGTTGAATTCTGGTAGATTTCTAGGACATTCACATGATCACGTACCTGTTGTGAACGTTCCGATTCGTAACGTATCGCATCCGATATTGGAAGGTATTACTGGATTTACAGCGATGGACGAGCATTATTATTGTCAGGTAGATGTTACAAGTACCGATATGTTGATGTTAAGCACGTCTGAAGTGGTAACCGCTGCCTGTGCTTGGGCACATACGGTGGGCAAGGGCAAAGTAGTCGGTATGACGCCAGGCCATACAACGGAAGCTCTTGGCAATCCGCAAATGATTGTAT contains:
- a CDS encoding extracellular solute-binding protein, with the translated sequence MRKGLIVGMLLCMVFVSVACSSTKSSENAGPSDSTATAVVDPNVPGWKSDLSPITFDWYINFSWFTNKWGEDYTSKFITEKTGVNLNLIVPAGNENEKLQTMIASGNLPDFLTLDVGDGAIQKLIDGGLVESWNELADKYDPYFFKASDPDKVKWFTQEDGNFYGYPNASSSPNDFKKYGVQYTSNQAFVVRKDMYEALGKPDMRTPEGFLNALVAAKEMFPDVDGQPLIPISFHEFSENGNYSLESFLQNFLAIPQEKDGKLYDRSTDPEYLKWLKTFRKANEMGLFAKDIFIDKRPQVDEKVTQGRYFSMLYQISDIGPQNAEIYLKDPNKIYIPIDGPANSNLDQPTLLGPSINGWTLTLISKNVKDKKRAIEFMTYMISEEGQKDIALGVEGITYEHVNGKDQFIESYLKDTSGSTKYGAQQAFWMLMDTNMWLNWAPPTIEPYLTAQEWSKGKTYNFSEFSQLDPVGTSDEGIAGTNIKLLWGKTLTKLLLSKSDAEFDEIYEKFLKERDKLGYDKVIAYQQKKYEENRAKLSIE
- a CDS encoding carbohydrate ABC transporter permease — encoded protein: MIRMRVKRNLGDALFDWGNVILMLFICFITLYPIWYVLINSFNDGVDAMRGGIYWLPRVFSLESYEAVFKNKGLMTSMGVTVAKTLIGTVVHVLFTAMVAYGISRKDLIGRNLYMLIGTITMFFGGGLIPTYLLMRDLHLLDNFMVYIIPAMFSFFDLIIFTTFFRDIPEGMEEAAKIDGANDLKIFFRIVLPVSMPVLATIAMFHGVFQWNDYFTAVIYTNNAALQPIQTFLYRIVALSGSNQIASVVPGNVVRTVTSQSVKLATMVITTVPIVMVYPFLQKYFVKGFMIGSMKG
- a CDS encoding ThuA domain-containing protein encodes the protein MPKTVYVIRDDFYHPKEVIDPEISKVFNPNEWNVVLTNRLRDVLESEQSIDLTMLFTVGRPDGENDITHEEQNRFIARVKDGMGVMFVHAGLVLIEEDSPFYQELNSGRFLGHSHDHVPVVNVPIRNVSHPILEGITGFTAMDEHYYCQVDVTSTDMLMLSTSEVVTAACAWAHTVGKGKVVGMTPGHTTEALGNPQMIVLMQNAANWATSQNHV